A window of Cellulomonas fimi contains these coding sequences:
- a CDS encoding M15 family metallopeptidase — MRTAGDRSPGARLVAALVLVVPALAACGTPASGPVAAPTVTVRPEAVVKAAAPSPVVPTPTPTPAPPSTPTPAATPAPAPPVPAYTGTVSALTPEVVARMSASWRPGCPVPLEDLRYVTVTHHGFEGQVSQGELVVHADVADGIVEVFRALFGAGYPIRSMRLVDDFGADDDASMAADNTSAFNCRAITGGTAWSEHAYGRAIDVNPVENPYVIGRHVAPPAGRAFASRTPAPGVILADDVVVRAFAAAGWRWGGYWDSPVDYQHFSVSGR; from the coding sequence GTGCGGACCGCGGGGGACCGGTCGCCCGGCGCGCGCCTCGTCGCGGCGCTGGTGCTCGTCGTGCCCGCGCTCGCGGCGTGCGGCACGCCCGCGTCCGGCCCGGTCGCGGCGCCGACGGTGACGGTACGGCCGGAGGCGGTCGTCAAGGCGGCGGCGCCCAGCCCGGTGGTCCCGACGCCCACGCCGACCCCGGCGCCGCCGTCGACGCCCACGCCGGCGGCGACGCCCGCACCCGCCCCGCCCGTCCCCGCGTACACGGGGACGGTGAGCGCGCTGACACCGGAGGTGGTCGCGCGGATGTCCGCGTCGTGGCGCCCCGGCTGCCCGGTCCCGCTCGAGGACCTGCGGTACGTGACCGTGACGCACCACGGGTTCGAGGGGCAGGTGTCCCAGGGCGAGCTGGTGGTGCACGCCGACGTCGCGGACGGGATCGTCGAGGTGTTCCGCGCGCTGTTCGGTGCCGGGTACCCGATCCGGTCGATGCGGCTGGTCGACGACTTCGGTGCGGACGACGACGCGTCGATGGCGGCCGACAACACGTCCGCGTTCAACTGCCGCGCGATCACGGGCGGCACCGCGTGGTCGGAGCACGCGTACGGCAGGGCGATCGACGTCAACCCCGTCGAGAACCCGTACGTGATCGGGCGGCACGTCGCACCGCCCGCCGGGCGTGCGTTCGCGTCGCGCACCCCGGCGCCGGGCGTCATCCTCGCCGACGACGTCGTCGTCCGGGCGTTCGCGGCGGCGGGCTGGCGGTGGGGCGGCTACTGGGACTCGCCCGTCGACTACCAGCACTTCTCCGTCTCGGGCCGCTGA
- a CDS encoding threonine/serine ThrE exporter family protein, producing the protein MRDDGTRSPETSPAGTPVVHPPPTSPTGTPAVRGPSTPAGTRLAPAPAAVARRRALAARLRRAAHALTEPAAPPAPPEPVEPPEVPPDLVPLLRELGAALLSSGQSVVDTERQIGEVAAAYGADHVRTIVLPTGVFVQVETTHGTLSDFTGPGASGTLPLHQIGGVDRLVRDLARGDADLAAARVRLREVLATPARFGPLLVVLGHALLTVGFGLILYPTAATLPVFFVLGAVVGILRLLGGRWPTLGAALPVAASFLVTVVTITLVSPALGGDPVRILAPPLVSFLPGAVLTVAAIELTSNQVVAGASRFVFGGAQLLLLAFGVVAAVSIAGPFATETRLDPLGAWTPWLGVLCVAVGHRFFSSPPRGTFWWLLLALYAAYTAQAVGGLVLNPQLSGFVGGLVVVPVSQAIQRARSGPPAVVTMLPAFWLLVPGALGFRGVSELATGYSFGVSDLVDTVLALFSIALGVLVGTAATRDARRVTRTVVEAVAPVVHRDR; encoded by the coding sequence ATGCGCGACGACGGGACGCGGTCGCCCGAGACGTCTCCCGCGGGCACACCGGTCGTCCACCCTCCGCCGACCTCACCCACGGGGACGCCCGCCGTCCGCGGACCGTCGACGCCGGCGGGCACCCGCCTCGCGCCCGCGCCGGCGGCCGTGGCGCGTCGACGGGCGCTCGCCGCACGCCTCCGACGCGCGGCCCACGCGCTCACCGAGCCCGCCGCGCCGCCCGCGCCGCCCGAGCCCGTCGAGCCGCCCGAGGTCCCGCCCGACCTCGTCCCGCTGCTGCGCGAGCTGGGGGCCGCCCTGCTGTCGTCGGGGCAGTCCGTCGTCGACACCGAGCGGCAGATCGGCGAGGTCGCGGCCGCGTACGGCGCCGACCACGTCCGCACGATCGTGCTGCCGACCGGCGTGTTCGTGCAGGTCGAGACGACGCACGGCACGCTGAGCGACTTCACGGGTCCGGGTGCGAGCGGCACCCTGCCGCTGCACCAGATCGGCGGCGTCGACCGGCTCGTCCGCGACCTCGCCCGCGGCGACGCCGACCTCGCCGCCGCGCGCGTCCGGCTGCGCGAGGTGCTCGCGACACCGGCGCGGTTCGGTCCGCTGCTCGTCGTCCTCGGCCACGCGCTGCTCACCGTCGGCTTCGGCCTGATCCTCTACCCGACCGCCGCGACGCTCCCGGTGTTCTTCGTGCTCGGGGCCGTCGTCGGGATCCTCCGGCTGCTCGGCGGCCGCTGGCCCACGCTGGGCGCCGCACTGCCCGTCGCCGCGTCGTTCCTCGTCACGGTCGTCACGATCACGCTCGTGTCGCCCGCGCTCGGCGGGGACCCCGTCCGGATCCTCGCGCCGCCGCTCGTGAGCTTCCTGCCCGGTGCCGTGCTCACCGTCGCCGCGATCGAGCTGACGTCGAACCAGGTCGTGGCGGGCGCGAGCCGGTTCGTGTTCGGCGGGGCGCAGCTGCTGCTGCTCGCGTTCGGCGTGGTCGCAGCCGTCAGCATCGCGGGCCCGTTCGCGACCGAGACCCGGCTCGACCCGCTCGGCGCGTGGACGCCGTGGCTCGGGGTGCTGTGCGTCGCCGTCGGCCACCGCTTCTTCTCGTCGCCACCGCGGGGCACGTTCTGGTGGCTGCTGCTCGCGCTCTACGCCGCCTACACCGCGCAGGCCGTGGGCGGGCTCGTCCTCAACCCGCAGCTGTCGGGCTTCGTCGGCGGGCTCGTCGTCGTCCCCGTCTCGCAGGCGATCCAGCGCGCGCGCAGCGGCCCGCCCGCCGTCGTGACGATGCTCCCCGCGTTCTGGCTGCTCGTCCCCGGCGCGCTGGGGTTCCGCGGTGTCTCCGAGCTCGCCACGGGGTACTCCTTCGGCGTCTCCGACCTCGTCGACACGGTCCTCGCGCTGTTCTCGATCGCGCTCGGGGTGCTCGTCGGGACCGCCGCCACGCGCGACGCCAGACGCGTGACCCGCACGGTCGTCGAGGCCGTCGCGCCCGTGGTCCACCGGGACCGCTGA
- a CDS encoding nitroreductase family deazaflavin-dependent oxidoreductase, whose protein sequence is MPIPHWITRVNRVVTNPVMGLVSDRVPPLATLHHVGRSSGRRYRTPVMAFRTPRGVVLALTYGPDVQWLRNVDAAGGARLVRGGRVLVLDDPVRLRGDAGARLVPAPVRAALRVMKVDEYVELAVVGTVARTARRDA, encoded by the coding sequence ATGCCGATCCCGCACTGGATCACCCGCGTCAACCGGGTCGTCACCAACCCGGTGATGGGCCTGGTCTCCGACCGCGTCCCGCCGCTCGCGACGCTCCACCACGTCGGGCGCTCGTCGGGCCGCCGCTACCGCACGCCCGTCATGGCGTTCCGCACGCCGCGCGGCGTGGTCCTCGCACTCACGTACGGGCCCGACGTGCAGTGGCTGCGCAACGTCGACGCGGCGGGCGGCGCCCGGCTCGTCCGGGGCGGCCGCGTGCTCGTCCTCGACGACCCGGTCCGCCTGCGCGGCGACGCGGGCGCCCGGCTGGTCCCCGCGCCCGTGCGTGCCGCGCTGCGTGTCATGAAGGTCGACGAGTACGTCGAGCTCGCCGTCGTCGGGACCGTCGCCCGGACCGCCCGCCGGGACGCCTGA
- a CDS encoding adhesin, which produces MLTLTENACTAVRTLTERAGLPDETGGLRIAEQDAGGFELALVAAPVPGDDVVSDAGARVYVDQRASHTLSAQQLDVEPTASGSSFTLSPQ; this is translated from the coding sequence GTGCTCACCCTGACCGAGAACGCCTGCACCGCCGTCCGGACGCTCACCGAGCGGGCGGGCCTGCCCGACGAGACGGGCGGGCTGCGCATCGCCGAGCAGGACGCGGGAGGTTTCGAGCTCGCGCTCGTGGCCGCCCCGGTCCCCGGTGACGACGTGGTGTCCGACGCGGGTGCCCGCGTCTACGTGGACCAGCGCGCGTCGCACACGCTGTCGGCGCAGCAGCTGGACGTGGAGCCTACGGCGAGCGGCTCGAGCTTCACGCTCTCGCCGCAGTGA
- a CDS encoding TetR/AcrR family transcriptional regulator: MSTDIASGARARTRRAIVDAAIRTLAQDAGASLGQIADTADVGRTTLHRYFPERSDLLAAVAEEAGTRLAAVADRARLDDGPGLDAILRACQECLRLGDLLTLVFTGLVPLEDCDPPDGFTHALDAACARGLADGSLDTRLTAAWVQTTVWASLYAAWSELAQGTTGPHDVVSQLLLTVGKGLAAPDTPAR; encoded by the coding sequence GTGAGCACGGACATCGCGAGCGGCGCACGCGCGCGCACCCGACGGGCCATCGTCGACGCGGCGATCCGCACCCTCGCCCAGGACGCCGGCGCGAGCCTCGGCCAGATCGCCGACACCGCCGACGTCGGCCGGACCACGCTCCACCGCTACTTCCCCGAGCGCAGCGACCTGCTCGCGGCCGTCGCCGAGGAGGCCGGCACACGCCTCGCGGCGGTCGCCGACCGCGCACGGCTCGACGACGGACCCGGGCTCGACGCGATCCTGCGCGCCTGCCAGGAGTGCCTGCGGCTCGGTGACCTGCTCACGCTCGTGTTCACCGGCCTCGTGCCGCTCGAGGACTGCGACCCGCCCGACGGGTTCACGCACGCGCTCGACGCCGCGTGCGCGCGCGGGCTCGCCGACGGCTCCCTCGACACCCGGCTCACGGCCGCATGGGTCCAGACCACCGTGTGGGCGTCCCTCTACGCGGCGTGGAGCGAGCTCGCTCAGGGCACCACCGGCCCGCACGACGTCGTGAGCCAGCTGCTGCTCACCGTCGGCAAGGGCCTCGCGGCGCCCGACACGCCCGCACGCTGA